Proteins encoded in a region of the Vicia villosa cultivar HV-30 ecotype Madison, WI linkage group LG5, Vvil1.0, whole genome shotgun sequence genome:
- the LOC131603875 gene encoding FRIGIDA-like protein 4a, with amino-acid sequence MATQLVAPTSSQTQTVNQFFNKLESHKAALTKCTDLFTTLSNHFSTAHDSISHKLQTLDSKFQSLDSRSKETLESLSNQEDSIPERESSAAARIDEQKEAALDDLRNSVPLSTLNISDALKSLSRKMDANALIRFVVAKRKESVMLRPEIAVAIKEAVDAPRLVLDAVEEYLKSKTEAKSGVTDKRWACGLLIQGLISESSVYSRKIVERAAGLVDLWKEQLDGEQEKGAAEMVMFLQIVACFGLRSKFDDEYLRKSVMEFASRRDMAKVAASLEFGDKMIDIIDELVKNGKEIEAVYFASESGLTERFQPIKLLESYVRNYKSNAASILANGNNSQAATEESTTLELKSINDVIKCVEDHKLESEFRLDEVKKRASQLEKSRAERKKTSIYGSSRSFASGSGLGSGSRTRKRGSRGSGSSSSRPAKSVRTSVYPSSYSRRNLAPIHPSPSPRYSAPLHYPSQAMLENSTVANHYAATYGNSITQSPAGLGITQQHYSYPVDNNLGPSNYLSSSSYAGQTSYGVYDYGTAAPPPTYPYTVDQTGYRG; translated from the exons ATGGCGACCCAATTGGTAGCACCAACCTCTTCACAAACCCAAACTGTTAACCAATTCTTCAACAAATTAGAATCTCACAAAGCCGCCCTCACTAAATGCACCGACCTATTCACCACCCTCTCCAACCATTTCTCCACCGCGCACGACTCTATCTCCCACAAACTCCAAACCCTAGATTCCAAATTTCAATCCCTCGATTCCCGCTCCAAGGAAACCCTAGAATCCCTCAGCAACCAGGAGGATTCCATCCCGGAGCGTGAATCATCCGCCGCTGCACGCATTGATGAGCAGAAGGAAGCCGCGCTTGATGACCTTCGGAACTCCGTTCCTTTGTCGACGCTTAATATATCTGATGCGCTTAAATCGTTGTCGAGGAAGATGGACGCTAATGCTTTGATTCGGTTTGTGGTTGCGAAGAGGAAGGAGTCGGTGATGTTGAGGCCGGAGATTGCGGTGGCGATAAAGGAGGCTGTGGATGCGCCGAGATTGGTTCTCGATGCGGTGGAGGAGTATTTGAAGAGTAAAACTGAGGCGAAGTCTGGTGTTACTGATAAGAGATGGGCTTGTGGGCTTTTGATTCAGGGGTTGATTTCGGAGTCGAGTGTGTATTCGAGAAAGATTGTGGAGAGGGCTGCGGGGCTTGTGGATTTGTGGAAGGAACAGCTGGATGGGGAGCAGGAGAAGGGTGCTGCGGAAATGGTGATGTTTTTGCAGATTGTGGCGTGCTTTGGGTTAAGGTCGAAATTCGATGATGAGTATTTGAGGAAATCTGTGATGGAGTTTGCTTCAAGGAGGGATATGGCTAAGGTGGCTGCTTCCTTGGAATTTGGTGACAAGATGATag ATATTATAGATGAACTAgtcaaaaatggcaaagagatAGAAGCTGTTTATTTTGCTTCAGAATCTGGTTTGACTGAAAGATTTCAACCAATCAAGCTACTCGAGTCTTATGTTCGGAACTACAAAAGTAATGCAGCTAGTATATTGGCGAATGGAAATAACAGTCAGGCCGCAACA GAAGAGTCAACTACTTTGGAGTTGAAATCGATTAACGATGTAATCAAATGTGTGGAAGATCACAAACTTGAATCAGAATTCAGGCTTGATGAAGTGAAAAAGCGAGCTTCCCAGTTGGAGAAGAGCAGGGCTGAGCGAAAAAAGACTTCAATATATGGAAGTTCAAGATCATTTGCAAGTGGGAGTGGACTTGGAAGTGGAAGTAGAACTCGAAAGCGTGGCAGTCGAGGGAGTGGATCAAGCTCTTCTCGTCCAGCCAAATCAGTCAGAACTAGTGTTTACCCGTCATCTTACAGTCGCAGGAACCTGGCTCCTATACATCCTAGTCCTAGTCCAAGATATTCAGCACCATTACACTATCCAAGCCAAGCTATGTTGGAAAATTCAACTGTTGCTAATCATTATGCAGCAACCTATGGAAACTCCATCACTCAAAGCCCAGCTGGATTAGGAATAACACAACAACACTATTCATACCCTGTTGACAACAATTTAGGTCCTTCTAATTATCTATCCAGTAGTTCTTATGCAGGACAGACCAGCTATGGGGTATATGATTATGGAACCGCTGCTCCTCCACCAACTTATCCATACACAGTAGATCAAACCGGCTACAGGGGTTGA